A stretch of Mesorhizobium sp. M2A.F.Ca.ET.046.03.2.1 DNA encodes these proteins:
- a CDS encoding Lrp/AsnC family transcriptional regulator: MKSKPDPVQLDSWDVRILSEIQADGRISKSELAKRVHLSASACSERLRALKAAGIIEGFYARLSPALVGGMIFVMVEVVLDRHRLEDQRVFETAIQEIPEILDCWAIGGRVDYLMRVASRSMAAYQDFMEGLLQAGLGIDQYYSLVVTKPVKSNSPIPLSALRQR, translated from the coding sequence ATGAAGTCGAAACCCGATCCCGTGCAACTCGACAGTTGGGACGTCCGGATTCTCTCCGAGATTCAGGCAGACGGTCGGATTTCAAAAAGTGAGCTTGCAAAACGAGTTCATCTTTCGGCGTCGGCCTGTTCGGAGCGGCTCCGAGCACTCAAGGCCGCAGGAATTATTGAGGGATTTTATGCGCGACTGAGTCCTGCACTCGTCGGCGGCATGATCTTTGTGATGGTAGAAGTCGTGCTGGATCGCCATCGTCTTGAGGACCAACGAGTCTTCGAAACTGCAATCCAAGAGATTCCGGAAATCCTGGACTGCTGGGCAATTGGGGGGCGCGTGGATTATTTGATGCGGGTCGCATCTCGTTCTATGGCCGCCTATCAGGATTTCATGGAGGGACTGCTGCAGGCAGGCTTGGGGATTGATCAATACTATAGCCTTGTCGTCACGAAACCAGTGAAGTCCAATTCACCGATACCTTTGTCCGCCCTGAGGCAACGGTGA
- a CDS encoding LuxR family transcriptional regulator, producing the protein MTRHMPLVFETFLERLSQSIDEADFRDAMAEAAGRLDLIFFAYLSLPARPSGKPRLISNYPPRWTRQYLENQYEKLDPVVLRARNGGCPFHWGSNLGGDKMSPAQQQLFDEAAQFSICCGLTIPIVDLRGRIAAVTFAADEPRPVFLRVAERYEQALQLMAACFHRCVRRKLPSDRTVDGVSLTSREYECLRWAARGNSAWVTGRILGIKPRTIAFHLDNAKKKLGVRTQNQAIALLGSEGSSIV; encoded by the coding sequence ATGACGAGGCACATGCCACTTGTTTTCGAGACATTCCTTGAAAGACTGTCACAGAGTATCGATGAGGCAGATTTCCGGGATGCCATGGCTGAGGCGGCCGGACGACTTGACCTAATCTTCTTTGCCTACCTCTCCTTGCCAGCACGGCCTTCCGGCAAACCGAGGTTAATTTCAAACTATCCACCCCGCTGGACCAGACAGTATCTGGAAAATCAGTATGAGAAACTCGATCCTGTGGTCTTGCGTGCTCGAAATGGCGGCTGCCCGTTTCACTGGGGATCGAATTTGGGAGGCGATAAAATGTCGCCGGCTCAACAGCAGCTATTCGATGAGGCGGCTCAATTCAGCATCTGCTGCGGTTTGACGATCCCAATTGTCGATCTCCGCGGCCGCATCGCTGCGGTTACTTTTGCCGCCGATGAGCCTCGTCCAGTATTTCTTCGGGTCGCTGAGCGGTACGAACAAGCTCTTCAACTGATGGCGGCCTGCTTTCATCGTTGCGTTCGCCGCAAATTGCCGAGCGATCGAACAGTGGATGGGGTTTCGCTGACATCCCGCGAATATGAGTGCCTGAGGTGGGCAGCGCGGGGTAATTCAGCCTGGGTGACCGGCCGCATCTTGGGTATCAAGCCACGCACGATCGCTTTTCATTTGGACAATGCCAAGAAGAAGCTAGGCGTGCGAACCCAAAATCAGGCTATAGCCCTTTTGGGGTCCGAAGGGTCCTCAATTGTCTGA
- a CDS encoding CoA ester lyase has protein sequence MNDAVQAVESPMSVPRWRSLLFVPAHVPRFVEAAHERGADGVILDLEDSVPQDQKGESRRQLSASVAKVGRRGAYVLVRVNRGLRALAADLDAAVVAGVDALVLPKTDSAAWVIEIANAVSELERERNLAVGRIRFLALIETPAALQSLSAIASAHPRMVAMALGPEDFSASVGGAPELDLLLTPNLSVLFAARAAGLLPLGFIGSISEFSDNDRLREAAAHARRLGFTGALAIHPNQVAIFNEAFSPSPQELEWARRVLAAEKDATAQGRGAFALDGKMVDPPVIRRAREIIATDPGAELAV, from the coding sequence ATGAATGACGCCGTTCAGGCCGTTGAAAGCCCGATGTCTGTTCCCCGCTGGAGATCTCTGCTCTTTGTTCCCGCTCATGTTCCGCGCTTTGTGGAGGCGGCTCATGAGCGCGGGGCAGATGGCGTCATACTCGACCTTGAGGACTCCGTTCCCCAGGATCAAAAAGGTGAGTCACGGCGCCAGCTTTCTGCATCCGTGGCAAAGGTGGGCCGCAGGGGCGCTTATGTTTTAGTTCGCGTGAATCGCGGTTTGCGTGCCTTGGCGGCCGATCTCGATGCAGCCGTAGTAGCGGGTGTTGATGCACTTGTCCTTCCGAAGACGGATTCGGCAGCGTGGGTAATAGAGATCGCAAATGCGGTATCGGAACTTGAACGAGAAAGAAATCTTGCGGTGGGTCGAATCCGGTTCCTTGCCTTGATCGAGACCCCGGCAGCATTACAAAGTCTCTCAGCCATTGCGTCGGCCCATCCCAGGATGGTTGCAATGGCGCTGGGTCCTGAAGACTTCAGTGCCTCCGTTGGCGGTGCCCCGGAACTCGACCTTCTTTTGACACCGAACCTTTCTGTTCTGTTTGCCGCTCGCGCCGCTGGCTTGCTACCGCTTGGTTTCATAGGAAGTATCAGCGAGTTCTCAGACAATGATAGACTTCGTGAGGCCGCGGCCCATGCGCGGCGGCTTGGCTTTACCGGGGCTTTGGCGATCCATCCAAATCAGGTTGCCATATTCAATGAGGCTTTCTCACCAAGCCCACAGGAACTCGAGTGGGCCCGTCGTGTCCTCGCGGCGGAAAAAGATGCGACGGCGCAAGGCAGAGGCGCGTTCGCATTGGACGGAAAGATGGTCGATCCACCGGTTATTCGAAGGGCCCGAGAAATCATCGCGACGGATCCGGGCGCCGAGTTGGCCGTTTGA
- a CDS encoding CaiB/BaiF CoA-transferase family protein, whose protein sequence is MQNSLEGITVVAVEQAVAAPYASSRLADAGARVIKVERPEGDFARKYDKLVRGQSAYFVWLNRGKESVCLDLRLEADRAVLDTLVAAADVFIQNLKPGSIEKLGFGSADLRRRFPRLITCDISGFGEGGPFSHLKAYDLIVQAETGLCAITGTQQGPARVGVSVCDISAGMTAHSAILQALYHREVTGEGASIQVSLFDAVADWMNVPVLQHDYSSYHTVRAGVKHPSLAPYGAYRCADGKDVIFSVQNDREWVNFCEKFLKRPELTRALGFADNMERLGHRPQLDEIIELRFSELSCHEAMQELEAAGLAYGRLNEVADISKHPHVRRVEIGTPEGTVETIAPAAIFNSERPSLRPVPGLGAHTEAVREEVRAGLRARAASA, encoded by the coding sequence ATGCAGAACTCTCTTGAGGGGATCACTGTCGTAGCTGTGGAGCAGGCCGTTGCTGCACCGTATGCATCGTCTCGTCTTGCCGATGCAGGCGCCCGGGTGATCAAGGTTGAGAGGCCTGAGGGAGACTTTGCCCGGAAATACGATAAGTTGGTGCGGGGGCAAAGCGCCTATTTCGTTTGGCTCAACCGGGGTAAGGAGTCAGTATGCTTGGATTTGAGGTTGGAGGCGGACCGTGCTGTGCTGGACACGCTTGTTGCTGCTGCTGACGTCTTTATCCAGAATCTGAAGCCAGGCAGCATCGAAAAACTCGGCTTCGGATCTGCGGATCTGCGTCGCCGTTTTCCGCGGCTAATCACCTGCGACATTTCGGGATTTGGGGAGGGGGGGCCATTTTCTCACCTCAAGGCCTATGATCTCATCGTCCAAGCCGAAACCGGTCTGTGTGCGATCACCGGGACGCAACAGGGACCCGCCCGTGTGGGTGTGTCGGTTTGCGACATCTCGGCAGGCATGACGGCACATAGCGCCATACTTCAGGCGCTGTATCATCGCGAGGTCACTGGCGAAGGGGCTAGCATTCAGGTGTCCCTGTTCGATGCCGTCGCCGATTGGATGAACGTGCCGGTCCTGCAACACGACTACAGCAGCTACCACACGGTACGCGCGGGCGTGAAACACCCCTCGCTGGCGCCTTATGGCGCCTATCGCTGCGCCGATGGCAAGGACGTCATCTTTTCCGTGCAGAATGACCGGGAATGGGTGAATTTCTGCGAGAAATTCCTGAAGCGGCCTGAGCTCACGCGTGCACTTGGTTTCGCCGACAACATGGAGCGCCTCGGCCACCGTCCTCAACTTGATGAGATAATTGAGCTGCGGTTTTCCGAGCTGTCCTGCCACGAAGCGATGCAGGAGCTTGAGGCGGCCGGTTTGGCATATGGGCGACTGAACGAAGTGGCGGACATTTCAAAGCATCCACACGTTCGCAGGGTTGAGATTGGCACACCTGAAGGAACAGTAGAGACGATCGCCCCGGCGGCGATCTTCAACTCTGAGCGCCCCTCGCTGCGCCCAGTTCCGGGCCTTGGTGCGCATACGGAGGCTGTCCGCGAGGAGGTTCGAGCAGGTTTGCGCGCAAGAGCCGCGTCAGCATGA
- a CDS encoding aminotransferase produces the protein MRLSNLGTEQLREKDRSFVFHPSTHLAKHSRGETPNRIMAGAEGVYIWDTEGRRSLDGFGGLYCVNMGYGCTEIAEAIARQAHELPFAHVYASQGTEPVALLAEAVVEYFGQNMRRVYFGLSGSDANETNIKLVWYYNNILGRPEKKKIISRNRGYHGSGLVTGSLTGLPFFHNFFDLPLDLVRHTTTPHYYRQARVEESEEAFSRRCADELEALILAEGPETVAAFIGEPVLGTGGIVPPPKGYWTSIQAVLDKYDILLIADEVVCGFARTGEKFGSHLYNMRPDFVTIAKGLSSAYLPISGSIIGDRVWSVLEQGTEKHGALGHGWTYSGHTLCAAAALANIRLLKEKNILEHVRDVGPYWQDRMKAELAGHPIVGEVRGVGILSAVEMMRDPKQRIPFEPDLQVGVRTAAALFENGVIGRAMPHGDILGYAPPLIITRKEIDIIVDATVKSVDTTYRALKAEGAV, from the coding sequence ATGCGCTTGAGCAATCTGGGAACCGAGCAACTCCGGGAGAAGGATAGAAGCTTCGTCTTCCATCCTTCTACGCATTTGGCCAAGCACAGCCGAGGCGAAACGCCAAATAGGATTATGGCCGGTGCGGAAGGCGTCTATATCTGGGACACCGAAGGCCGAAGGAGCCTCGACGGTTTCGGAGGACTCTACTGCGTCAACATGGGATATGGATGCACGGAGATCGCCGAGGCCATTGCCAGGCAAGCACACGAATTGCCGTTCGCACACGTCTATGCCAGCCAAGGTACGGAGCCGGTCGCCCTGTTGGCAGAGGCCGTGGTCGAGTATTTCGGTCAGAACATGCGAAGGGTCTATTTCGGCCTCTCCGGTTCCGATGCCAACGAAACCAACATCAAGCTGGTCTGGTACTATAATAACATTCTTGGCCGGCCCGAAAAGAAAAAGATCATCTCGCGAAATCGCGGCTATCACGGGTCTGGATTGGTCACGGGTAGCCTAACTGGCCTTCCCTTCTTTCACAATTTCTTCGACCTGCCTCTGGATTTGGTGCGCCATACAACCACGCCGCACTATTACCGCCAGGCGCGTGTCGAGGAGAGCGAGGAAGCGTTCTCCCGGCGCTGTGCCGATGAGCTTGAAGCCTTGATCCTGGCCGAAGGACCGGAAACGGTTGCAGCTTTTATCGGAGAGCCGGTACTTGGGACAGGAGGTATTGTGCCGCCCCCCAAAGGGTACTGGACGTCCATTCAAGCGGTGCTCGACAAATACGATATCCTTCTAATCGCGGATGAAGTGGTCTGTGGCTTCGCGCGAACCGGCGAGAAGTTCGGTTCCCACCTGTATAACATGCGTCCGGATTTCGTGACCATCGCAAAGGGTTTGAGTTCCGCCTACCTCCCCATCTCCGGGTCAATCATTGGCGACCGTGTCTGGTCGGTTTTGGAACAAGGAACTGAGAAGCACGGCGCACTCGGCCACGGCTGGACATATTCGGGGCACACGCTTTGTGCCGCAGCCGCGCTCGCCAATATTCGACTGCTTAAAGAAAAAAATATTCTGGAGCATGTCCGCGATGTTGGACCGTATTGGCAAGACCGGATGAAGGCCGAGCTGGCGGGACATCCCATCGTTGGTGAAGTTCGCGGAGTGGGTATCCTGTCGGCCGTGGAGATGATGCGGGACCCAAAACAAAGGATACCATTCGAACCCGACCTTCAGGTCGGGGTGCGCACTGCAGCTGCTCTGTTTGAGAATGGCGTCATCGGACGGGCCATGCCGCATGGCGACATCCTCGGTTATGCCCCCCCCCTGATCATTACCCGAAAAGAGATCGACATCATTGTCGACGCGACGGTAAAGTCGGTCGATACCACCTATCGCGCGCTGAAGGCCGAGGGTGCCGTATGA
- a CDS encoding fumarate hydratase, with translation MGNRTRTIAGRDITRSVADALQYISYYHPPDYIRSLSHAYTREQSPSAKNAIGQILLNSRMAAFGRRPICQDTGLVVVFAKVGMDARIKSTASFADLVNEGVRQAYLDPDNPLRASIVADPLARRVNTRDNTPAVVHVNLVQGDQIEITIAAKGGGSENKARFTTLNPSASVSDWVVNTVSTLGSGWCPPGLISVGIGGSAEKAMLLAKEAMNEPIDMAELIARGASSPEEGLRIELYERINALGIGAQGLGGLTTVVDVKVATYPTHAASKPVALIPQCAANRHLKFTLDGSGPIRLQPPDLREWPDIGADELNPAGVRRVNLDTLTKEETASWRCGETLLLSGKMLTGRDAAHKRMVELIDAGKPLPVDLTGRVIYYVGPVRAVRNEVVGPAGPTTSSRLDDFTDKVLAETGLFAMIGKAERGPAAIESIIRHKTPYLAAVGGAAYLISKSIKKARIVAFEDLGMEAIYEFDVQDMPVIMAVDVEGNSIHNSGPLEWRRRMAADSIARNIGV, from the coding sequence GTGGGAAACAGAACACGGACCATCGCAGGTCGCGACATCACAAGGAGCGTCGCCGACGCCCTTCAGTACATCTCGTACTATCATCCTCCAGATTATATCCGGTCTCTTTCTCACGCATACACGCGAGAACAGAGCCCGTCGGCGAAGAATGCCATAGGTCAGATTCTGCTGAACTCCCGCATGGCGGCCTTTGGGCGGCGCCCGATCTGTCAGGACACCGGACTTGTGGTTGTCTTCGCAAAGGTCGGCATGGATGCCCGCATTAAGTCAACAGCCAGTTTCGCTGATCTTGTGAATGAGGGCGTACGTCAAGCCTATCTCGATCCGGACAATCCCCTTCGGGCATCGATCGTTGCGGATCCCCTCGCTAGACGGGTCAACACCCGCGACAACACGCCGGCAGTTGTCCATGTCAACTTGGTGCAAGGTGACCAGATTGAGATCACTATCGCCGCAAAAGGCGGCGGGTCCGAGAACAAGGCACGTTTTACCACCCTTAATCCCAGCGCCTCCGTTTCCGACTGGGTGGTCAATACCGTTTCGACCCTGGGCAGCGGATGGTGTCCGCCTGGGCTGATCTCTGTTGGTATCGGTGGTAGCGCTGAAAAGGCGATGCTGCTGGCCAAGGAAGCCATGAACGAGCCCATCGATATGGCGGAACTAATCGCAAGGGGGGCGTCAAGCCCGGAAGAGGGACTGCGGATTGAGCTTTATGAGCGGATCAACGCGCTTGGCATCGGCGCCCAAGGGCTTGGTGGTCTGACGACAGTCGTTGACGTCAAGGTTGCGACCTATCCTACTCATGCGGCGTCCAAGCCTGTGGCGCTCATCCCGCAATGCGCCGCCAACCGGCACCTGAAGTTTACTTTGGACGGCTCTGGACCCATCAGGCTCCAGCCGCCCGATTTGCGCGAATGGCCCGACATCGGAGCCGACGAATTGAACCCAGCCGGCGTCCGGCGGGTCAATTTAGATACGCTGACGAAGGAAGAGACGGCATCGTGGCGCTGCGGTGAAACGCTCCTGCTGTCTGGAAAGATGCTGACGGGCCGTGACGCTGCCCACAAACGAATGGTCGAGCTGATCGATGCCGGCAAGCCGCTTCCGGTCGATCTGACGGGACGCGTGATCTACTATGTCGGTCCCGTCCGGGCAGTGAGGAATGAGGTCGTTGGACCCGCCGGTCCAACAACCTCCAGCCGCTTGGACGATTTTACGGACAAGGTGCTCGCCGAAACCGGCCTTTTTGCGATGATCGGCAAAGCGGAAAGGGGACCGGCGGCCATCGAGTCGATTATAAGACACAAAACGCCCTATCTTGCTGCAGTGGGTGGCGCTGCGTACCTGATTTCAAAATCGATTAAGAAGGCGCGGATCGTTGCCTTTGAAGACCTGGGCATGGAAGCCATCTATGAATTCGATGTGCAGGACATGCCTGTTATCATGGCCGTCGATGTTGAGGGAAACTCCATTCACAATTCCGGGCCTCTCGAGTGGCGTAGGCGTATGGCGGCCGACAGCATCGCACGCAACATCGGCGTTTGA
- a CDS encoding LysR family transcriptional regulator — protein sequence MEIRQLRYFVGVVEAGSFTKAAGFLNVAQSALSLHVRQLEEGFGTQLLIRDRTGVSVTASGAKLLERARAILKEIRLTEVELTNTAASPAGEVTIGIPSGAARVLSGPLLEAVRHELPKVSLKMVEGMTGPLEEWMAAGRFNLAVLYRTADSVGRMTVLAREDLCLVVPSGEPPFEDAISLVDLHEFPLAVPMRNNNVRRSVADVVAQHGCALDVRFEVDSLSTIINMVVEGKAHSILAPSAVQKEASQGLVRTVKIVDPVITRSVVLAVNPKDERSAAVSAVCKLIPKVARKLIEIRDWAAVAPEAT from the coding sequence GTGGAAATCAGGCAGTTAAGATACTTCGTCGGCGTGGTCGAAGCAGGCAGTTTCACGAAGGCCGCTGGCTTTCTGAATGTCGCCCAGAGTGCGCTGAGTCTGCATGTACGCCAATTGGAGGAAGGCTTCGGCACTCAGCTGCTGATACGCGACAGAACCGGCGTGAGCGTGACGGCGTCAGGAGCCAAACTGCTCGAGCGGGCGCGGGCAATTCTCAAAGAAATTCGACTTACCGAGGTGGAATTGACCAACACAGCCGCTTCCCCTGCCGGGGAGGTGACTATTGGGATTCCGTCTGGAGCTGCTCGCGTCCTGAGCGGTCCGCTGCTTGAGGCGGTGAGACACGAACTGCCCAAGGTGTCCCTCAAGATGGTCGAGGGTATGACGGGACCGCTAGAGGAATGGATGGCGGCTGGACGCTTCAATCTGGCGGTTCTGTACCGCACAGCAGACAGTGTGGGGCGAATGACGGTGCTAGCGCGCGAAGACCTTTGTCTGGTGGTTCCGTCCGGCGAGCCACCGTTTGAAGATGCGATATCGCTGGTCGACCTGCATGAATTCCCCCTGGCGGTTCCCATGCGCAACAACAATGTCAGGCGTTCGGTGGCTGATGTCGTCGCACAACACGGTTGCGCGCTGGACGTCAGGTTTGAAGTGGACTCCCTCTCAACGATCATCAACATGGTCGTAGAGGGAAAAGCGCATTCTATTCTCGCCCCGTCTGCGGTTCAGAAAGAAGCCTCCCAAGGGCTGGTCCGGACTGTCAAGATCGTCGATCCGGTGATTACTCGGTCCGTGGTGCTCGCTGTAAATCCCAAAGATGAGCGTTCTGCGGCCGTTTCTGCGGTCTGCAAGCTCATTCCGAAGGTCGCCAGAAAATTGATTGAAATCCGGGACTGGGCGGCGGTGGCGCCTGAGGCGACCTGA
- a CDS encoding toll-Interleukin receptor: MLLTEAELKRVANASRGHRAASIVLKEETAAATARSSFDVFLSHSFKDAEIILGVKRIFEELGFTAYVDWVEDSQLDRTKVSSATAELLRTRMRQSKTLIYVHSNNSPESRWMPWELGFFDGFRTAVAVLPVAKNSSETFSGQEFLGLYPYIDGTGPAFLFMNRGTAPRSRIGSVSSTANLTFAKSWLKEFTATK, encoded by the coding sequence GTGCTACTGACCGAGGCAGAGCTGAAAAGAGTTGCGAATGCCAGTCGAGGACATAGAGCCGCATCGATCGTTCTAAAGGAAGAGACGGCCGCAGCTACAGCCAGATCTTCATTCGACGTTTTTCTGTCACATTCTTTCAAGGACGCAGAGATCATTCTCGGTGTGAAGCGAATTTTCGAGGAGCTTGGGTTCACTGCTTACGTAGATTGGGTCGAAGATTCACAACTGGACCGCACAAAGGTCTCCTCGGCCACCGCCGAGTTGCTGCGGACCCGTATGAGGCAGTCAAAGACGCTAATCTATGTGCATTCAAACAATTCTCCAGAATCCAGATGGATGCCTTGGGAGCTTGGCTTTTTCGATGGGTTTCGGACCGCGGTAGCGGTTCTGCCCGTGGCAAAAAATTCTTCGGAAACATTCTCCGGGCAAGAATTTTTGGGCCTATACCCTTACATTGATGGGACAGGACCTGCATTCCTGTTTATGAACAGAGGGACCGCGCCTCGCTCAAGAATAGGCTCTGTAAGCTCGACTGCTAACCTCACGTTTGCCAAATCCTGGCTTAAAGAATTTACCGCCACAAAATAG
- a CDS encoding TIR domain-containing protein, whose product MAYSDPTYVIFDGDEDAWAYRFMKGWNASENVSFEFANAHDLDNMTSRAQDEDYVKRNLRNRMNGSSQVLVLIGEKTKNLFRFVRWEMELALDLGLPIIAANLNGSRQQDASCPPIIRDKCVVHVPFKMKAIKHALANWPSEFHRLSNAQRGDGARSYGESTYRDLGL is encoded by the coding sequence ATGGCATACAGCGATCCGACCTATGTAATATTTGACGGCGATGAAGACGCTTGGGCATACCGCTTTATGAAAGGGTGGAATGCCAGCGAGAATGTGAGTTTTGAATTCGCGAACGCTCACGATCTGGACAATATGACGAGCCGAGCACAGGACGAAGATTATGTTAAACGCAATCTTCGCAACAGAATGAATGGATCGAGCCAGGTACTTGTCCTGATCGGTGAGAAAACGAAAAACCTTTTTCGCTTCGTGCGCTGGGAAATGGAATTGGCCCTTGATCTAGGTCTGCCGATAATCGCAGCAAACCTTAACGGCTCGCGGCAACAAGATGCGAGCTGTCCGCCTATCATCAGGGACAAATGTGTTGTGCACGTGCCGTTCAAGATGAAGGCCATCAAGCACGCGCTAGCCAATTGGCCCAGCGAATTTCATCGGCTTTCAAACGCTCAGCGTGGCGATGGCGCCAGGAGCTATGGCGAAAGCACCTATCGCGATCTCGGCTTATAA
- a CDS encoding DUF4231 domain-containing protein, translating into MLSLDLSPSKAYFGVYAAVFLCSMGVLIFRSVTKPEQVWYQARALAESVKTLTWRFAMRAQPFDDARAADARADFRKLMEGILDSNRHLGSALSGTDSASPQTTDQMMSIRDSPLKERKDIYLQRRICDQRKWYEKKARSNKRSAKVWMGLGIFAYALGFSFIVVRIADPAMPGWPTEPLIVIAASLIGWTQIKKFNELASAYTLTAHEIGLTADLITDANSDEAFSAAVNEAELAFSREHTQWVARQNN; encoded by the coding sequence GTGCTCTCTTTGGACTTGTCGCCATCAAAAGCCTATTTCGGTGTCTATGCTGCGGTATTTCTTTGCTCAATGGGAGTCCTCATTTTCCGGTCGGTCACAAAGCCCGAGCAGGTCTGGTATCAGGCTCGAGCTCTTGCAGAGTCGGTGAAGACATTGACTTGGCGCTTCGCGATGCGAGCACAGCCGTTCGATGACGCGCGCGCCGCTGACGCCAGAGCTGATTTTCGAAAGCTCATGGAAGGTATCCTTGATAGCAATCGTCACCTTGGTAGCGCGTTGAGCGGCACCGATTCAGCATCCCCCCAAACAACCGACCAGATGATGTCGATAAGGGACTCCCCGCTAAAAGAAAGAAAAGACATATATCTGCAGAGACGAATCTGCGACCAGCGGAAGTGGTACGAGAAGAAGGCGCGCTCGAACAAGAGGTCCGCGAAAGTCTGGATGGGCCTTGGTATTTTTGCATACGCTCTGGGATTCTCGTTCATCGTAGTACGCATCGCTGACCCCGCGATGCCTGGCTGGCCGACCGAGCCGCTAATTGTCATCGCCGCCTCGCTTATCGGGTGGACCCAGATCAAGAAATTTAACGAATTGGCATCGGCTTACACGTTGACAGCTCACGAGATCGGCTTGACTGCCGACCTTATTACGGACGCCAACTCGGATGAGGCATTCTCCGCCGCGGTGAACGAAGCCGAACTGGCTTTCTCACGGGAGCACACCCAGTGGGTTGCTCGTCAAAACAACTAA